Proteins from a genomic interval of Lolium perenne isolate Kyuss_39 chromosome 1, Kyuss_2.0, whole genome shotgun sequence:
- the LOC139832876 gene encoding uncharacterized mitochondrial protein AtMg00810-like, translated as MQEEFDALQRNRTWELVPRPPRANVITGKWVFKHKLGSDGTLERYKARWVVRGAPHSTSASPASASPGLPLHALRCVPRLSTGPATTWHTCCMYVDDIILTASTAGLLRQLTDRLRAEFALKDLGPLHYFLGIEVVRRADGFFLHQRKYAHELLERAGMLNCNPAPTPVDTKAKLSASDGSPASDAPFYRSIYAVQQVCLHMHAPRDAHWAAVKRILRYVCGTMGYGLTLHASPSTSTDLVAYSDADWAGCPDTRRSTSGYCVYLGSSLVSWSSKRQPTVSRSSAEAEYRAVANAVAECTWLRQLLSELSCPVDKATVVFCDNVSAVYLSANPWVTFL; from the exons ATGCAGGAGGAGTTCGACGCGCTTCAGCGCAATAGGACCTGGGAGCTCGTTCCCCGGCCCCCTCGCGCCAATGTCATCACcggcaaatgggtcttcaagcacaagctcGGCTCCGACGGTACTCTCGAGCGCTACAAGGCGCGCTGGGTGGTGCGCG gcgCCCCGCACAGTACCAGCGCATCGCCGGCTTCTGCATCACCTGGGCTTCCGCTCCACGCGCTCCGATGCGTCCCTCGTTTGTCTACCGGACCGGCAACGACATGGCATACCTGCTGCatgtacgtcgacgacatcatcctGACGGCCTCCACCGCTGGTCTTCTTCGGCAGCTCACCGACCGCCTTCGCGCTGAGTTCGCGTTGAAGGATCTTGGCCCGCttcactacttcctcggcatcgaggttgtCCGACGTGCGGACGGATTCTTCCTCCATCAGCGGAAGTATGCCCACGAGCTTCTCGAGCGTGCTGGGATGCTTAACTGCAACCCTGCGCCTACTCCTGTCGACACGAAGGCCAAGCTTTCCGCCAGTGATGGGTCGCCGGCGTCCGACGCGCCGTTCTATCGCTCCATT TACGCTGTGCAGCAGGTGTGCTTGCATATGCATGCTCCTCGGGATGCTCATTGGGCCGCGGTGAAGCGGATTCTCCGCTACGTCTGCGGTACCATGGGCTACGGCTTGACGTTGCATGCTTCGCCCTCGACGTCGACTGACCTTGTCGCCTACTCTGACGCGGACTGGGCGGGTTGCCCGGATACGCGCCGCTCCACCAGCGGCTACTGTGTCTACCTCGGCTCGTCGCTtgtctcttggtcttccaagaggCAGCCCACCGTGTCCCGCTCCAGTGCTGAGGCCGAGTACCGCGCCGTGGCTAACGCTGTGGCTGAGTGCACATGGCTCCGTCAGCTTCTGTCCGAGCTCTCTTGTCCTGTTGACAAGGCTACGGTGGTTTTCTGCGACAACGTGTCGGctgtctacctctccgccaacccc TGGGTCACCTTCCTTTGA